A DNA window from Luteolibacter luteus contains the following coding sequences:
- a CDS encoding energy transducer TonB, translating to MAVYNAPPPPKRRQRLLIGGLLLVVVAGGAASFFLSGKKEVEQKEEIVIVDLTAPPPPPPPPPPPPEEETVSEPEDMEESTEIAEADAPDEMSDEPTTDIDLGIDAGDLGPGTGGSFVVSLPRFGRGGKGGGGGGDSLLGNDMDSPPVPISKVQPTYPNSLLSKGTGGKVLVTCMVDETGKVVSATVKQSAGHADLDKAALAAVSKWKFKPANKGGRNVRASCVVPFNFEVKKN from the coding sequence ATGGCCGTCTACAACGCCCCACCGCCGCCCAAACGCCGGCAGCGCCTCCTTATTGGCGGCTTGCTGCTTGTCGTGGTGGCTGGTGGTGCCGCGTCCTTTTTCCTGAGCGGGAAAAAGGAAGTGGAGCAGAAGGAGGAGATCGTCATCGTCGATCTCACCGCACCTCCACCACCGCCCCCCCCTCCTCCGCCACCACCGGAGGAAGAGACGGTGAGCGAGCCGGAGGACATGGAGGAATCCACCGAAATCGCGGAAGCGGATGCGCCCGATGAGATGTCCGACGAACCGACGACGGACATCGATCTGGGGATTGATGCCGGGGACTTGGGCCCCGGCACCGGAGGCAGCTTCGTGGTGAGCCTGCCGCGCTTCGGCCGTGGCGGTAAAGGCGGTGGAGGCGGTGGCGACAGCCTGCTCGGAAACGACATGGACTCCCCACCCGTGCCGATCAGCAAGGTCCAGCCGACTTACCCGAACTCTCTCCTCAGCAAGGGCACCGGCGGCAAGGTGCTGGTGACCTGCATGGTGGATGAAACCGGAAAGGTGGTCTCCGCCACGGTGAAACAATCCGCAGGTCATGCCGATCTCGACAAAGCGGCTCTCGCGGCGGTGAGCAAATGGAAATTCAAGCCGGCCAACAAGGGTGGCCGCAATGTCCGCGCCAGCTGCGTGGTGCCTTTCAATTTCGAAGTGAAGAAGAACTGA
- a CDS encoding tetratricopeptide repeat protein encodes MRLLVPTLIAMASMLPARAEKINVSAILYRDPQFKKDFVGSYGILSDVEPKVSAEEQALLSKVGELFEKSQFVAAEQEIVRFIKEIEAPTDPEKKPGDISAAMVFVLGNLYFSSDRTEEARRAFLEAIRRFPRFRRAHTNLGYLYISKNQIEDAVPIFQRAIELGETSPRVYGLLGYCYLQQKNALAAENAYRQAYLLDPKNRDWKVGLTQSLMQQEKLAEATSMLDTLIAENPDDRQLWLQQATALIGQEKKMEAAVNLEVLRLKGQASESELNLLGNLYMEQGEAQLALFAYLDAIEKAPKLDVTRALKSARILNDYGYPEKAEAFVEKISKIGTVSGKDLLDLDLVRVKIAQNSGDTAKTGTLLRDLFSRDPGNAEVLLELARHYDNLAKNESEEAKRTELLGEAKVHFKLAIEKEAVAYQANLGMGQLLVREKQYQEGLPFIEKSLVLKPGDKASLEQYLSRVRRAADRETQRKDREAAERAEQEAAGKKAPSK; translated from the coding sequence ATGCGTCTCCTTGTCCCCACTCTCATCGCGATGGCGAGCATGCTTCCGGCCCGTGCCGAGAAGATCAACGTCTCCGCGATCCTCTACCGCGATCCTCAATTCAAGAAGGACTTCGTCGGCAGCTACGGCATCCTCTCCGATGTCGAGCCCAAGGTATCCGCGGAGGAGCAGGCCCTGCTTTCCAAGGTCGGCGAGCTCTTTGAGAAGAGCCAGTTCGTCGCCGCGGAGCAGGAAATCGTGCGCTTTATCAAGGAGATCGAGGCTCCGACGGACCCCGAAAAGAAGCCAGGTGACATCAGTGCCGCGATGGTCTTCGTGCTCGGCAACCTCTACTTCTCCTCCGACCGCACGGAAGAGGCACGACGGGCCTTTCTCGAAGCGATCCGCCGTTTCCCGCGTTTCCGCCGCGCTCACACGAACCTCGGTTATCTCTATATCTCGAAGAACCAGATCGAGGACGCGGTGCCGATTTTCCAGCGGGCAATCGAACTCGGCGAGACGAGCCCGCGCGTCTACGGATTGCTAGGCTATTGCTACCTCCAGCAGAAGAACGCGCTGGCCGCCGAGAATGCTTATCGCCAGGCCTACTTGCTCGATCCGAAGAACCGCGACTGGAAGGTGGGCCTCACGCAATCGCTGATGCAGCAGGAGAAGCTGGCCGAGGCTACCAGCATGCTGGACACATTGATCGCGGAGAATCCCGATGACCGTCAGCTCTGGCTCCAGCAGGCCACGGCGCTGATCGGACAGGAGAAGAAGATGGAGGCCGCGGTGAATCTGGAGGTGCTCCGCTTGAAGGGTCAGGCCAGCGAGAGCGAGCTGAATCTTCTGGGGAACCTTTACATGGAGCAGGGCGAGGCGCAGCTCGCGCTCTTCGCCTACCTCGATGCGATCGAGAAGGCTCCCAAGCTCGATGTCACGCGTGCCCTGAAGTCGGCGCGCATCCTGAATGACTATGGCTACCCGGAGAAGGCCGAGGCTTTCGTCGAGAAGATCTCGAAGATCGGCACCGTCAGCGGCAAGGATCTTCTGGATCTGGACCTGGTGCGCGTGAAGATCGCCCAGAACTCGGGGGATACTGCGAAGACCGGCACGCTGCTGCGCGACCTTTTCTCCCGTGACCCGGGCAATGCTGAAGTGCTGCTGGAGCTGGCCCGCCACTACGACAATCTGGCCAAGAATGAATCCGAGGAGGCCAAGCGCACCGAGTTGCTCGGCGAAGCCAAGGTTCACTTCAAGCTGGCGATCGAGAAGGAAGCCGTGGCCTACCAGGCGAATCTCGGCATGGGACAGCTCTTGGTACGAGAAAAGCAGTACCAAGAGGGACTGCCTTTCATCGAAAAGTCGCTCGTCCTGAAGCCCGGCGACAAGGCCAGCCTGGAACAATACCTCAGCCGGGTGCGCCGCGCCGCGGACCGTGAAACACAGCGGAAGGATCGCGAGGCGGCAGAACGCGCCGAGCAAGAGGCCGCCGGCAAGAAAGCACCTTCCAAATGA
- a CDS encoding porin: protein MKFLPITLISALVLPLHANEALDVLEGKKDAASVALPPAPEGEAVEGGKQTVTPLTDVWAASPPDPVWSKAVLFEDPTNPYLQQLAITGLFHWSGAWGHASPEAGSPEVDLDGTRTRRARLGARLRAFRNTEIEAVAEFAGESNYNGIERLKGTTRFLDNAYVSYGKMKPKFSIEYSTEPQNLLVPERSLLVNMVAPASTLGIMVGQDTDRWDWGLGYFSGDNDSNIPEFRGSGFLVANLAYQEFGATEGSNGLRTRWHADYIYNFDDNNNPAIPRYDVVGRRSANGNQLIKRNPAFRHLFSTGVEMDQGNFSFAGDFILANGDTDAWGLSLTPSYWILPGTLQLVGRYHFADSDDQGGLLGGMGVGTDPYFDSTPIFVGDEYHSFYLGANLHVYKDELIIMNGVEHVLMKDDAGSGFDTDAWIWHSGARLSF from the coding sequence ATGAAGTTCCTCCCTATCACCCTGATCTCCGCTCTCGTCCTCCCTCTTCATGCAAACGAGGCGCTGGACGTGCTGGAAGGAAAGAAAGATGCCGCATCGGTCGCCCTGCCTCCTGCTCCCGAAGGGGAGGCGGTAGAAGGCGGGAAGCAAACGGTGACACCGCTTACCGATGTCTGGGCAGCCAGCCCGCCGGACCCGGTCTGGTCGAAGGCCGTGCTTTTCGAGGATCCGACGAATCCCTATCTCCAGCAGCTTGCGATCACCGGTCTCTTTCACTGGAGCGGCGCATGGGGACATGCATCCCCGGAAGCAGGCAGCCCGGAAGTGGATCTCGATGGCACGCGGACGCGACGCGCCCGGCTCGGGGCACGACTTCGCGCTTTCCGCAACACCGAGATCGAGGCCGTGGCCGAATTCGCAGGGGAATCGAACTACAATGGTATCGAACGATTGAAGGGCACGACCCGCTTCCTCGACAATGCCTACGTGAGCTACGGCAAGATGAAGCCGAAGTTCTCGATCGAGTATTCCACGGAGCCGCAGAACCTGCTGGTGCCGGAGCGCTCGCTGCTGGTGAACATGGTGGCACCCGCCTCGACCTTGGGCATCATGGTTGGACAGGACACGGATCGCTGGGACTGGGGCCTCGGCTATTTTTCCGGCGACAATGATTCGAACATTCCCGAATTTCGCGGCAGCGGCTTCCTCGTGGCCAACTTGGCCTATCAGGAATTCGGTGCCACCGAGGGCAGCAATGGCCTGCGCACGCGCTGGCACGCCGACTACATTTATAACTTTGACGACAACAATAACCCGGCAATCCCGCGATATGATGTCGTAGGCCGCCGCTCGGCAAACGGGAACCAGTTGATCAAGCGCAACCCGGCCTTCCGTCACCTTTTCTCCACCGGAGTCGAGATGGATCAGGGGAATTTCTCCTTTGCGGGGGACTTCATCCTCGCGAACGGCGACACGGATGCTTGGGGGCTTTCGCTCACACCAAGCTATTGGATTCTTCCCGGAACCTTGCAGCTGGTGGGCCGCTACCACTTCGCGGATAGCGATGATCAGGGCGGACTGCTCGGCGGCATGGGCGTGGGCACCGATCCATACTTCGACTCCACGCCGATCTTCGTGGGGGATGAGTATCACTCCTTCTACCTCGGTGCGAATCTCCATGTGTACAAGGACGAGTTGATCATCATGAATGGCGTGGAGCATGTCCTGATGAAGGATGATGCGGGCTCCGGCTTTGATACGGATGCGTGGATCTGGCACTCCGGCGCACGGCTCTCCTTCTAA
- a CDS encoding NADPH-dependent FMN reductase has translation MVKVLVLPGSARRDSFNKKLAAVAAKLLTEAGAEVDLVDPADIRMPLFDQDLEDAEGLPAPAKVLKEKFLANDAILFVSPEYNSSITPLMKNMIDWVSRSESDDEPSLAAYRGKVAGLLSASPGALGGLRGLVHLRSILGNIGVTVTPKQFSLTGASSKFTDDGSLKDSGDVKSVKAVVEALVETATKLKG, from the coding sequence ATGGTCAAAGTCCTCGTCCTTCCCGGCAGTGCGCGTCGCGATTCATTCAACAAGAAGCTGGCCGCCGTCGCCGCAAAGCTTCTCACGGAAGCGGGTGCGGAAGTCGACCTGGTGGATCCAGCCGATATCCGCATGCCGCTTTTTGATCAGGATCTGGAGGATGCCGAAGGATTGCCCGCTCCGGCAAAGGTGCTGAAGGAGAAATTCCTCGCGAACGACGCCATCCTCTTTGTCTCCCCCGAGTATAATTCCTCCATCACCCCGCTCATGAAGAACATGATCGACTGGGTGAGCCGTAGCGAAAGCGATGACGAGCCATCCCTCGCCGCCTATCGGGGAAAGGTCGCGGGATTGCTCTCCGCGTCCCCGGGTGCCTTGGGTGGCCTGCGCGGCTTGGTTCACTTGCGGTCGATCCTCGGGAACATCGGTGTCACGGTGACCCCCAAGCAATTCTCGCTAACCGGTGCTTCCTCGAAATTCACCGATGACGGCAGTCTGAAGGACAGCGGGGACGTGAAAAGCGTGAAGGCCGTGGTGGAGGCACTTGTCGAGACCGCGACTAAGCTGAAGGGCTAG
- a CDS encoding glycoside hydrolase family 5 protein: protein MRFRCLPLLLLALPVFAEENVPHMPAQARLFLRVPDEAPPLTNIRVSMGEALPATHEATPEKNARVTDVSFPIQWWRWREFTLQFTPTHDGTVELDLNGPWEEARPGVLFDQEVLWDDFSASGAGLQGGDFEKFNQGTPVGWDSPWRPYPAADQWPLAGSEPLEGKSCAASWHGRPLTTRLSVKAGVPVTLKMHARAATVPGFKKPATLPGNTVAHAACARLKRGVNLGNHWEAPPEGWGIRYDVDDIDRIAAEGFDHIRVPVAWHYHLENGRIKPALLAELEPVLRRALEKKLTVIVNWHHFEALCKEPEKNLPDFTAGWEIVAKHFRDWPQELYLELLNEPNGSLDDDILTKVHAAGIAAIRKSNPDRILLVNPPAWAAIRGLDRLFLPDGDDRIIASVHSYEPFQFTHQQAEWVNLKDLRGISYPGPPARRVPLPESLRENAGLAAWLEAYNTRQGTDNPCTKAVFETLLDDAVAWSAHFGRPVHIGEFGAYQKADPASRSRYIRDFRSAAEQRKLPWAMWDWKAGFGYWDEAGSKPLLREALFGTQ, encoded by the coding sequence ATGCGATTTCGCTGCCTCCCGCTTCTCCTTCTTGCCCTGCCCGTTTTCGCCGAGGAAAACGTCCCGCACATGCCGGCCCAGGCCAGGCTCTTCCTCCGGGTCCCGGATGAAGCGCCGCCTCTGACAAATATCCGGGTCTCCATGGGTGAGGCTTTGCCCGCGACCCATGAGGCGACGCCGGAGAAAAACGCCCGCGTCACGGACGTCAGCTTTCCGATCCAGTGGTGGCGCTGGCGCGAATTCACCCTGCAGTTCACCCCCACCCACGATGGCACGGTGGAGCTGGACCTGAATGGCCCTTGGGAAGAAGCCAGGCCTGGCGTCCTCTTCGATCAAGAGGTGCTCTGGGACGATTTTTCCGCAAGCGGTGCCGGGCTCCAAGGCGGCGACTTCGAGAAATTCAACCAAGGAACCCCGGTGGGCTGGGATTCCCCGTGGCGTCCTTATCCCGCCGCGGATCAATGGCCTTTGGCAGGCAGCGAGCCCTTGGAAGGGAAGAGCTGCGCTGCATCGTGGCACGGTCGCCCGCTTACGACCCGCCTTTCCGTCAAGGCCGGGGTCCCGGTAACCCTGAAGATGCATGCCCGTGCCGCCACGGTGCCCGGTTTCAAAAAACCCGCCACGCTTCCGGGAAACACCGTGGCCCACGCAGCTTGTGCCCGTCTCAAGCGCGGCGTGAATCTCGGCAACCATTGGGAGGCACCTCCGGAAGGCTGGGGCATCCGCTATGATGTGGATGACATCGATCGGATCGCGGCCGAAGGCTTCGATCACATCCGCGTGCCCGTAGCCTGGCACTACCATCTCGAAAACGGCAGGATCAAACCAGCCCTGCTCGCCGAGCTCGAACCCGTGCTAAGGAGGGCCCTCGAAAAGAAGCTGACCGTGATCGTCAATTGGCACCACTTCGAAGCGCTCTGCAAGGAACCGGAGAAGAACCTTCCCGACTTCACCGCCGGCTGGGAAATTGTGGCCAAGCACTTCAGGGATTGGCCGCAGGAACTCTACTTGGAACTCCTCAACGAACCCAACGGGAGCTTGGACGACGACATTCTCACCAAGGTTCACGCCGCCGGCATCGCCGCGATCCGCAAATCGAATCCCGATCGAATTCTTCTCGTCAACCCGCCCGCATGGGCAGCCATCCGCGGCCTCGACCGGCTCTTCCTTCCCGACGGTGACGACCGGATCATTGCCAGCGTTCACAGTTACGAGCCCTTCCAATTCACCCACCAGCAGGCGGAATGGGTCAACCTGAAGGATCTACGGGGAATCTCGTACCCGGGACCGCCAGCCAGAAGGGTCCCCCTGCCCGAATCGCTTCGCGAGAATGCAGGCCTGGCCGCCTGGCTGGAGGCCTACAATACCCGTCAGGGCACCGACAATCCTTGCACCAAGGCGGTATTTGAAACCCTGCTCGATGACGCCGTGGCGTGGTCCGCTCATTTCGGCCGGCCAGTCCACATCGGCGAATTCGGGGCCTATCAAAAGGCGGATCCAGCGAGCCGCAGCCGGTACATCCGGGACTTCCGCAGCGCCGCCGAGCAACGAAAGCTCCCTTGGGCGATGTGGGACTGGAAGGCAGGCTTCGGTTACTGGGATGAAGCCGGGTCCAAACCCCTGCTCCGGGAAGCCCTCTTTGGAACTCAATAA
- the mntR gene encoding transcriptional regulator MntR — protein sequence MPARSQRTSGSVAMDDYLEQILHLIEAKGYARAVDISKGLGISQASVTNMLRRLDSEGLVKHEKYRGTVLTEEGHRIARAIMERHETLTRFLRFFQIQEDTIYRDVEGMEHHISRPTLAVIRAIADTLEANPAFLAEARRRIEQQAGTAPQ from the coding sequence GTGCCCGCCCGATCCCAGCGCACCAGCGGCTCCGTCGCCATGGACGATTACCTCGAGCAGATCCTGCATCTGATCGAAGCGAAGGGCTATGCCCGCGCCGTGGATATCTCGAAGGGGCTGGGCATCTCCCAAGCCAGCGTGACCAACATGCTGCGGCGGCTCGACAGCGAGGGACTGGTGAAACACGAGAAATACCGCGGCACGGTGCTGACCGAAGAAGGCCACCGCATCGCCCGCGCGATCATGGAGCGCCACGAAACTCTCACCCGCTTCCTCCGCTTCTTCCAGATCCAGGAAGACACGATCTACCGCGACGTGGAAGGCATGGAGCACCACATTTCACGTCCTACCCTTGCCGTGATCCGCGCCATCGCGGACACGCTGGAAGCCAACCCGGCATTCCTCGCGGAAGCACGGCGCCGGATCGAGCAGCAAGCCGGGACTGCCCCTCAGTAG
- a CDS encoding PEP-CTERM sorting domain-containing protein yields MKDPFEDFLEDAMSGPDLELGHEMRRRLLEAAVAGEALEQDNVVRMDRGDPEVQEGFNWILGETEATGPLMQRMIFDPAFLNDLDGERRFVRTLRHVLVKQANVVAPAARRRFLPAVALGAAAAVALAAGTLFFSPDEGNKVPVLAQAEVGSRSEKLAPAAAAPAIAPASPGEKSVEVAVVERPEAPAAENLPSGPSALIPEAPAGIVDEASAIAALTGNGQSVEPEDPVLVQGGGSSFSLHSIAAVAVGETDAPLQDSALTLLDSDSDSGSSPSFAFHSDRGAMWDVGFISGLPGSTGLDMSLIGGGRESTIPEPGPVLLVVIGTAGFLLRRRRKSDA; encoded by the coding sequence ATGAAAGATCCTTTCGAAGACTTCCTGGAGGACGCGATGTCCGGCCCGGATCTTGAGCTTGGCCACGAGATGCGTCGGCGCTTGTTGGAGGCTGCGGTTGCTGGTGAAGCCTTGGAGCAGGACAATGTGGTCCGCATGGATCGCGGCGATCCTGAAGTGCAGGAAGGATTCAATTGGATCCTGGGTGAGACGGAGGCCACGGGTCCGCTGATGCAGCGGATGATCTTTGATCCCGCTTTCCTCAATGATCTCGATGGCGAACGCCGCTTTGTCCGCACGCTTCGTCACGTTCTCGTGAAGCAGGCCAATGTGGTTGCTCCCGCCGCGCGCCGCCGCTTTCTTCCGGCGGTAGCGCTAGGGGCTGCTGCAGCGGTTGCCTTGGCGGCAGGAACTCTTTTCTTCAGTCCGGATGAGGGCAACAAGGTGCCCGTGCTTGCACAGGCTGAGGTCGGATCACGGTCGGAGAAGCTTGCTCCGGCGGCAGCGGCTCCCGCGATTGCCCCGGCATCTCCCGGCGAGAAGTCCGTGGAAGTTGCGGTAGTGGAAAGGCCGGAGGCTCCGGCCGCGGAGAATCTTCCATCCGGGCCCTCGGCCCTTATTCCGGAAGCTCCGGCAGGGATTGTTGACGAGGCTTCTGCAATCGCTGCCCTGACGGGCAATGGCCAAAGCGTCGAACCGGAAGATCCCGTGCTCGTACAGGGTGGAGGTTCGTCCTTCTCCTTGCATTCGATCGCTGCTGTGGCGGTTGGCGAAACGGATGCTCCGCTTCAAGACTCCGCGCTAACCCTGCTCGACTCCGATTCGGATTCCGGCTCTTCGCCAAGCTTCGCATTTCATTCGGATCGCGGCGCGATGTGGGATGTCGGCTTTATCTCGGGACTACCTGGCTCGACAGGGCTGGATATGTCCCTGATCGGCGGCGGCAGGGAGAGCACGATCCCGGAACCCGGGCCTGTGCTGCTGGTGGTGATCGGAACGGCGGGTTTCCTTCTCCGGAGACGCCGGAAGTCGGATGCCTGA
- a CDS encoding RNA polymerase sigma factor: MNEARSIEPAGNWLAEILVRYEKPLLKHAYGICSDRELSRDAVQETFFRLIRSRDKGMPENLAAWLFTVCRNVLTDHMRRQRVVQFGWDLPEMESDETSSPDHQLARGEREERLVKMVAELPERERELVRLKFQVGLSYKEIEEITGISQGNIGYFLHRAVKELKDRWHREGGEE; this comes from the coding sequence GTGAATGAAGCGCGGTCCATCGAGCCGGCGGGCAACTGGCTTGCAGAGATTCTCGTGCGATACGAGAAGCCTCTGCTGAAGCATGCCTACGGCATCTGTTCGGATCGTGAGTTGTCCCGCGATGCGGTGCAGGAGACGTTCTTCCGATTGATCCGATCCCGTGACAAGGGCATGCCGGAGAATCTCGCCGCCTGGCTCTTCACGGTGTGCCGCAACGTTTTGACCGACCATATGCGTCGCCAACGTGTCGTTCAGTTTGGCTGGGACTTGCCCGAGATGGAGAGCGATGAAACATCGTCCCCCGATCACCAGCTTGCCCGCGGTGAGCGCGAAGAGCGCTTGGTGAAGATGGTGGCTGAACTGCCGGAACGCGAGCGTGAGCTTGTACGGCTGAAATTCCAGGTGGGTCTCAGTTACAAGGAAATCGAAGAGATCACCGGCATCTCACAAGGAAACATCGGCTACTTCCTCCATCGCGCCGTGAAGGAGTTGAAGGACCGATGGCATCGGGAAGGAGGAGAGGAATGA
- a CDS encoding HEAT repeat domain-containing protein: MKNFSFVLLGLVAWVALVLFAPPKAKDEEPSKVVPAETTSAKARATAAREKQRREKSETEAPEPADKTTTEAAEAHRDEAQAAIDAAVITYSPEGVKQIRPWLLDADPEVRMAARDGMVQLGEPDAIPLLRDAAGKLKEHSEIAAFHEAADLLALPAWSETTEAKDAIAEIIGDSVQ, from the coding sequence ATGAAGAACTTTTCTTTTGTTTTGCTCGGTCTTGTCGCCTGGGTGGCGCTGGTTCTTTTTGCTCCTCCGAAAGCAAAGGACGAAGAGCCTTCGAAAGTCGTACCTGCCGAAACTACAAGCGCGAAGGCCCGTGCCACGGCCGCCCGCGAGAAGCAGCGCCGCGAGAAATCTGAAACCGAAGCGCCGGAGCCTGCGGATAAGACCACGACGGAGGCTGCTGAGGCGCACCGCGATGAAGCTCAAGCTGCCATCGACGCCGCAGTGATCACTTACTCGCCCGAAGGCGTGAAACAGATCCGTCCTTGGCTGCTTGATGCGGACCCGGAGGTCCGTATGGCGGCGCGTGATGGCATGGTTCAACTTGGTGAACCGGATGCCATTCCTTTGCTGCGTGATGCTGCGGGTAAACTAAAGGAGCATTCCGAAATCGCTGCTTTCCACGAGGCCGCCGACTTGCTGGCTTTGCCCGCATGGTCGGAAACGACGGAGGCCAAGGATGCCATCGCGGAGATCATCGGGGACAGCGTCCAGTGA